A window of the Parambassis ranga chromosome 17, fParRan2.1, whole genome shotgun sequence genome harbors these coding sequences:
- the apol1 gene encoding apolipoprotein L1 isoform X1 — MFKKTYISAKDEATDPPLPTSSDSLTDNKPSEDESGLLGGIMKRSPTPGHAWRPSQESGGMFSTKPSAAKTQSQEDLSEPGELSGSTGNLPVNSNTKKDIEDTDAPQKTDKQVEENLKPVRSNMIQQEKKEGSETPLVPPRQTEEEMKGTATHAAGRTEQNKKDAFPAETPVIPARPLEEEMNRGVKHGQKKQKNNQQVHMILPEDEDVKEGESAAANDEDKIKPPESRADKVKKHKHANPFMPRPAPKAACADEVLKEDEEFSSKEEKKEEEKHNTDETKVKKPKKHNPFMPRVKAKVRQRQPEDEAAGNTAENEGAKRSLFDQLEDLRVAPAEPEDGQDVEDLMDWWNTVEQWEDTPQDEDMTEKEEAKAFAVTADKVQKGIRVFNKLFLERAESLWQHVINLNSIADALDKFNKNTKIAQITGGSTSAIGGVATIAGLALAPVTMGTSLIVTAVGLGIATAGGLTSAGAGISNQVNNSMDRKKVEKIVEDYQEKMGDLNKCLKFIKQGIENLRRFDLIKMKNHAYNQDFPVLSTSFYEDGAMAGKAILTNANEIMRVMQITNVAGSTAARAVQIASMATGVLTGLFVGMDIYFVAKDSKELKKGAKSEFAAKIREVSMQLHDGLVELNSIREELQSAMPQNNTYNSKEPVDSAKKDEIEHIKKSHQKGH, encoded by the exons ATGTTTAAGAAGACATACATATCTGCCAAAGACGAAGCCACAG ACCCTCCACTGCCTACCAGTAGTGACAGCTTAACAGACAACAAGCCATCAGAG GATGAATCAGGATTGTTGGGTGGGATAATGAAACGATCTCCCACGCCCGGACACGCCTGGAGGCCCTCGCAG GAGTCAGGAGGTATGTTCAGCACAAAGCCCTCTGCAGCAAAGACACAATCTCAG GAGGATTTGTCTGAACCCGGCGAGCTCTCAGGCAGCACCGGCAACCTTCCTGTGAACAGCAACACCAAG AAAGACATTGAAGACACAGACGCACCGCAGAAGACTGACAAACAAGTGGAAGAGAATCTAAAACCG GTCAGAAGTAACATGATccagcaagaaaagaaggaaggaagtgaAACACCACTGGTTCCACCCAGACAAACTGAAGAg GAGATGAAGGGGACAGCGACACACGCTGCAGGAAGAACAGAGCAAAATAAG AAGGACGCGTTCCCTGCAGAGACTCCGGTCATTCCTGCCCGGCCTTTAGAGGAG GAGATGAACAGAGGAGTGAAACATGGtcagaaaaagcagaagaacaACCAGCAGGTGCATATG ATTCTGCCAGAAGATGAAGACGTCAAAGAAGGAGAATCTGCTGCAGCCAACGATGAGGACAAGATAAAACctccagagagcagagct GACAAGGTGAAAAAACACAAGCACGCAAATCCATTTATGCCCCGTCCTGCACCCAAG GCTGCATGTGCTGATGAAGTGCTGAAAGAAGATGAGGAGTTTTCAtccaaagaggagaaaaaagaagaggagaagcaCAACACAGACGAG acCAAAGTCAAGAAACCCAAAAAACACAACCCCTTCATGCCTCGGGTGAAG GCCAAAGTCAGGCAGAGGCAACCAGAAGATGAGGCAGCAGGCAACACAGCAGag AATGAAGGAGCAAAGAGGTCGTTGTTTGACCAGCTGGAGGACTTGCGTGTCGCTCCTGCAGAGCCTGAAGACGGTCAG GATGTGGAAGATCTCATGGATTGGTGGAACACAGTGGAGC AATGGGAGGACACGCCACAAGATGAAGACatgacagaaaaagaagaggcCAA GGCATTTGCTGTGACAGCAGATAAAGTGCAGAAGGGGATCCGTGTCTTCAACAAACTGTTCTTAGAGCGCGCTGAGAGCCTCTGGCAGCACGTCATCAACCTCAACAGCATCGCAGACGCCCTGGACAAGTTCAACAAGAACACAAAGATCGCTCAGATCACTGGCGGCTCTACCAGTGCAATCGGGGGTGTTGCCACCATCGCTGGCCTTGCTTTGGCTCCGGTCACCATGGGAACCTCATTGATTGTGACAGCGGTAGGCCTGGGCATCGCTACAGCAGGCGGTTTGACATCGGCAGGTGCTGGCATCTCCAACCAGGTCAACAACTCAATGGACCGTAAGAAGGTGGAGAAGATTGTAGAGGACTATCAGGAGAAGATGGGCGACCTCAACAAATGCCTGAAGTTCATCAAACAGGGGATCGAGAACCTGCGCAGGTTCGACCTCATCAAGATGAAGAACCACGCCTACAACCAGGACTTCCCAGTCCTCAGTACTAGTTTCTATGAGGATGGCGCGATGGCGGGGAAGGCCATCCTCACCAACGCCAATGAGATCATGCGTGTGATGCAGATCACCAATGTGGCGGGAAGCACGGCGGCCAGAGCGGTGCAGATCGCCAGCATGGCCACCGGTGTGCTCACCGGACTCTTTGTAGGTATGGACATCTACTTTGTGGCCAAAGACTCCAAAGAACTGAAGAAAGGGGCCAAGTCAGAGTTTGCTGCTAAAATCAGGGAGGTGTCCATGCAGCTGCACGACGGGTTAGTGGAGCTGAACAGCATCCGAGAGGAGCTGCAGTCCGCCATGCCACAAAACAACACGTACAACAGTAAAGAACCTGTGGACAGCGCCAAGAAAGATGAAATcgaacacattaaaaaaagccaTCAAAAAGGACATTAA
- the apol1 gene encoding apolipoprotein L1 isoform X6: MKRSPTPGHAWRPSQESGGMFSTKPSAAKTQSQEDLSEPGELSGSTGNLPVNSNTKKDIEDTDAPQKTDKQVEENLKPVRSNMIQQEKKEGSETPLVPPRQTEEEMKGTATHAAGRTEQNKKDAFPAETPVIPARPLEEEMNRGVKHGQKKQKNNQQVHMILPEDEDVKEGESAAANDEDKIKPPESRADKVKKHKHANPFMPRPAPKAACADEVLKEDEEFSSKEEKKEEEKHNTDETKVKKPKKHNPFMPRVKAKVRQRQPEDEAAGNTAENEGAKRSLFDQLEDLRVAPAEPEDGQDVEDLMDWWNTVEQWEDTPQDEDMTEKEEAKAFAVTADKVQKGIRVFNKLFLERAESLWQHVINLNSIADALDKFNKNTKIAQITGGSTSAIGGVATIAGLALAPVTMGTSLIVTAVGLGIATAGGLTSAGAGISNQVNNSMDRKKVEKIVEDYQEKMGDLNKCLKFIKQGIENLRRFDLIKMKNHAYNQDFPVLSTSFYEDGAMAGKAILTNANEIMRVMQITNVAGSTAARAVQIASMATGVLTGLFVGMDIYFVAKDSKELKKGAKSEFAAKIREVSMQLHDGLVELNSIREELQSAMPQNNTYNSKEPVDSAKKDEIEHIKKSHQKGH, from the exons ATGAAACGATCTCCCACGCCCGGACACGCCTGGAGGCCCTCGCAG GAGTCAGGAGGTATGTTCAGCACAAAGCCCTCTGCAGCAAAGACACAATCTCAG GAGGATTTGTCTGAACCCGGCGAGCTCTCAGGCAGCACCGGCAACCTTCCTGTGAACAGCAACACCAAG AAAGACATTGAAGACACAGACGCACCGCAGAAGACTGACAAACAAGTGGAAGAGAATCTAAAACCG GTCAGAAGTAACATGATccagcaagaaaagaaggaaggaagtgaAACACCACTGGTTCCACCCAGACAAACTGAAGAg GAGATGAAGGGGACAGCGACACACGCTGCAGGAAGAACAGAGCAAAATAAG AAGGACGCGTTCCCTGCAGAGACTCCGGTCATTCCTGCCCGGCCTTTAGAGGAG GAGATGAACAGAGGAGTGAAACATGGtcagaaaaagcagaagaacaACCAGCAGGTGCATATG ATTCTGCCAGAAGATGAAGACGTCAAAGAAGGAGAATCTGCTGCAGCCAACGATGAGGACAAGATAAAACctccagagagcagagct GACAAGGTGAAAAAACACAAGCACGCAAATCCATTTATGCCCCGTCCTGCACCCAAG GCTGCATGTGCTGATGAAGTGCTGAAAGAAGATGAGGAGTTTTCAtccaaagaggagaaaaaagaagaggagaagcaCAACACAGACGAG acCAAAGTCAAGAAACCCAAAAAACACAACCCCTTCATGCCTCGGGTGAAG GCCAAAGTCAGGCAGAGGCAACCAGAAGATGAGGCAGCAGGCAACACAGCAGag AATGAAGGAGCAAAGAGGTCGTTGTTTGACCAGCTGGAGGACTTGCGTGTCGCTCCTGCAGAGCCTGAAGACGGTCAG GATGTGGAAGATCTCATGGATTGGTGGAACACAGTGGAGC AATGGGAGGACACGCCACAAGATGAAGACatgacagaaaaagaagaggcCAA GGCATTTGCTGTGACAGCAGATAAAGTGCAGAAGGGGATCCGTGTCTTCAACAAACTGTTCTTAGAGCGCGCTGAGAGCCTCTGGCAGCACGTCATCAACCTCAACAGCATCGCAGACGCCCTGGACAAGTTCAACAAGAACACAAAGATCGCTCAGATCACTGGCGGCTCTACCAGTGCAATCGGGGGTGTTGCCACCATCGCTGGCCTTGCTTTGGCTCCGGTCACCATGGGAACCTCATTGATTGTGACAGCGGTAGGCCTGGGCATCGCTACAGCAGGCGGTTTGACATCGGCAGGTGCTGGCATCTCCAACCAGGTCAACAACTCAATGGACCGTAAGAAGGTGGAGAAGATTGTAGAGGACTATCAGGAGAAGATGGGCGACCTCAACAAATGCCTGAAGTTCATCAAACAGGGGATCGAGAACCTGCGCAGGTTCGACCTCATCAAGATGAAGAACCACGCCTACAACCAGGACTTCCCAGTCCTCAGTACTAGTTTCTATGAGGATGGCGCGATGGCGGGGAAGGCCATCCTCACCAACGCCAATGAGATCATGCGTGTGATGCAGATCACCAATGTGGCGGGAAGCACGGCGGCCAGAGCGGTGCAGATCGCCAGCATGGCCACCGGTGTGCTCACCGGACTCTTTGTAGGTATGGACATCTACTTTGTGGCCAAAGACTCCAAAGAACTGAAGAAAGGGGCCAAGTCAGAGTTTGCTGCTAAAATCAGGGAGGTGTCCATGCAGCTGCACGACGGGTTAGTGGAGCTGAACAGCATCCGAGAGGAGCTGCAGTCCGCCATGCCACAAAACAACACGTACAACAGTAAAGAACCTGTGGACAGCGCCAAGAAAGATGAAATcgaacacattaaaaaaagccaTCAAAAAGGACATTAA
- the apol1 gene encoding apolipoprotein L1 isoform X2, translated as MFKKTYISAKDEATDPPLPTSSDSLTDNKPSEDESGLLGGIMKRSPTPGHAWRPSQESGGMFSTKPSAAKTQSQEDLSEPGELSGSTGNLPVNSNTKKDIEDTDAPQKTDKQVEENLKPVRSNMIQQEKKEGSETPLVPPRQTEEEMKGTATHAAGRTEQNKDAFPAETPVIPARPLEEEMNRGVKHGQKKQKNNQQVHMILPEDEDVKEGESAAANDEDKIKPPESRADKVKKHKHANPFMPRPAPKAACADEVLKEDEEFSSKEEKKEEEKHNTDETKVKKPKKHNPFMPRVKAKVRQRQPEDEAAGNTAENEGAKRSLFDQLEDLRVAPAEPEDGQDVEDLMDWWNTVEQWEDTPQDEDMTEKEEAKAFAVTADKVQKGIRVFNKLFLERAESLWQHVINLNSIADALDKFNKNTKIAQITGGSTSAIGGVATIAGLALAPVTMGTSLIVTAVGLGIATAGGLTSAGAGISNQVNNSMDRKKVEKIVEDYQEKMGDLNKCLKFIKQGIENLRRFDLIKMKNHAYNQDFPVLSTSFYEDGAMAGKAILTNANEIMRVMQITNVAGSTAARAVQIASMATGVLTGLFVGMDIYFVAKDSKELKKGAKSEFAAKIREVSMQLHDGLVELNSIREELQSAMPQNNTYNSKEPVDSAKKDEIEHIKKSHQKGH; from the exons ATGTTTAAGAAGACATACATATCTGCCAAAGACGAAGCCACAG ACCCTCCACTGCCTACCAGTAGTGACAGCTTAACAGACAACAAGCCATCAGAG GATGAATCAGGATTGTTGGGTGGGATAATGAAACGATCTCCCACGCCCGGACACGCCTGGAGGCCCTCGCAG GAGTCAGGAGGTATGTTCAGCACAAAGCCCTCTGCAGCAAAGACACAATCTCAG GAGGATTTGTCTGAACCCGGCGAGCTCTCAGGCAGCACCGGCAACCTTCCTGTGAACAGCAACACCAAG AAAGACATTGAAGACACAGACGCACCGCAGAAGACTGACAAACAAGTGGAAGAGAATCTAAAACCG GTCAGAAGTAACATGATccagcaagaaaagaaggaaggaagtgaAACACCACTGGTTCCACCCAGACAAACTGAAGAg GAGATGAAGGGGACAGCGACACACGCTGCAGGAAGAACAGAGCAAAATAAG GACGCGTTCCCTGCAGAGACTCCGGTCATTCCTGCCCGGCCTTTAGAGGAG GAGATGAACAGAGGAGTGAAACATGGtcagaaaaagcagaagaacaACCAGCAGGTGCATATG ATTCTGCCAGAAGATGAAGACGTCAAAGAAGGAGAATCTGCTGCAGCCAACGATGAGGACAAGATAAAACctccagagagcagagct GACAAGGTGAAAAAACACAAGCACGCAAATCCATTTATGCCCCGTCCTGCACCCAAG GCTGCATGTGCTGATGAAGTGCTGAAAGAAGATGAGGAGTTTTCAtccaaagaggagaaaaaagaagaggagaagcaCAACACAGACGAG acCAAAGTCAAGAAACCCAAAAAACACAACCCCTTCATGCCTCGGGTGAAG GCCAAAGTCAGGCAGAGGCAACCAGAAGATGAGGCAGCAGGCAACACAGCAGag AATGAAGGAGCAAAGAGGTCGTTGTTTGACCAGCTGGAGGACTTGCGTGTCGCTCCTGCAGAGCCTGAAGACGGTCAG GATGTGGAAGATCTCATGGATTGGTGGAACACAGTGGAGC AATGGGAGGACACGCCACAAGATGAAGACatgacagaaaaagaagaggcCAA GGCATTTGCTGTGACAGCAGATAAAGTGCAGAAGGGGATCCGTGTCTTCAACAAACTGTTCTTAGAGCGCGCTGAGAGCCTCTGGCAGCACGTCATCAACCTCAACAGCATCGCAGACGCCCTGGACAAGTTCAACAAGAACACAAAGATCGCTCAGATCACTGGCGGCTCTACCAGTGCAATCGGGGGTGTTGCCACCATCGCTGGCCTTGCTTTGGCTCCGGTCACCATGGGAACCTCATTGATTGTGACAGCGGTAGGCCTGGGCATCGCTACAGCAGGCGGTTTGACATCGGCAGGTGCTGGCATCTCCAACCAGGTCAACAACTCAATGGACCGTAAGAAGGTGGAGAAGATTGTAGAGGACTATCAGGAGAAGATGGGCGACCTCAACAAATGCCTGAAGTTCATCAAACAGGGGATCGAGAACCTGCGCAGGTTCGACCTCATCAAGATGAAGAACCACGCCTACAACCAGGACTTCCCAGTCCTCAGTACTAGTTTCTATGAGGATGGCGCGATGGCGGGGAAGGCCATCCTCACCAACGCCAATGAGATCATGCGTGTGATGCAGATCACCAATGTGGCGGGAAGCACGGCGGCCAGAGCGGTGCAGATCGCCAGCATGGCCACCGGTGTGCTCACCGGACTCTTTGTAGGTATGGACATCTACTTTGTGGCCAAAGACTCCAAAGAACTGAAGAAAGGGGCCAAGTCAGAGTTTGCTGCTAAAATCAGGGAGGTGTCCATGCAGCTGCACGACGGGTTAGTGGAGCTGAACAGCATCCGAGAGGAGCTGCAGTCCGCCATGCCACAAAACAACACGTACAACAGTAAAGAACCTGTGGACAGCGCCAAGAAAGATGAAATcgaacacattaaaaaaagccaTCAAAAAGGACATTAA
- the apol1 gene encoding apolipoprotein L1 isoform X4: MFKKTYISAKDEATDPPLPTSSDSLTDNKPSEDESGLLGGIMKRSPTPGHAWRPSQESGGMFSTKPSAAKTQSQEDLSEPGELSGSTGNLPVNSNTKKDIEDTDAPQKTDKQVEENLKPVRSNMIQQEKKEGSETPLVPPRQTEEEMKGTATHAAGRTEQNKDAFPAETPVIPARPLEEEMNRGVKHGQKKQKNNQQILPEDEDVKEGESAAANDEDKIKPPESRADKVKKHKHANPFMPRPAPKAACADEVLKEDEEFSSKEEKKEEEKHNTDETKVKKPKKHNPFMPRVKAKVRQRQPEDEAAGNTAENEGAKRSLFDQLEDLRVAPAEPEDGQDVEDLMDWWNTVEQWEDTPQDEDMTEKEEAKAFAVTADKVQKGIRVFNKLFLERAESLWQHVINLNSIADALDKFNKNTKIAQITGGSTSAIGGVATIAGLALAPVTMGTSLIVTAVGLGIATAGGLTSAGAGISNQVNNSMDRKKVEKIVEDYQEKMGDLNKCLKFIKQGIENLRRFDLIKMKNHAYNQDFPVLSTSFYEDGAMAGKAILTNANEIMRVMQITNVAGSTAARAVQIASMATGVLTGLFVGMDIYFVAKDSKELKKGAKSEFAAKIREVSMQLHDGLVELNSIREELQSAMPQNNTYNSKEPVDSAKKDEIEHIKKSHQKGH, from the exons ATGTTTAAGAAGACATACATATCTGCCAAAGACGAAGCCACAG ACCCTCCACTGCCTACCAGTAGTGACAGCTTAACAGACAACAAGCCATCAGAG GATGAATCAGGATTGTTGGGTGGGATAATGAAACGATCTCCCACGCCCGGACACGCCTGGAGGCCCTCGCAG GAGTCAGGAGGTATGTTCAGCACAAAGCCCTCTGCAGCAAAGACACAATCTCAG GAGGATTTGTCTGAACCCGGCGAGCTCTCAGGCAGCACCGGCAACCTTCCTGTGAACAGCAACACCAAG AAAGACATTGAAGACACAGACGCACCGCAGAAGACTGACAAACAAGTGGAAGAGAATCTAAAACCG GTCAGAAGTAACATGATccagcaagaaaagaaggaaggaagtgaAACACCACTGGTTCCACCCAGACAAACTGAAGAg GAGATGAAGGGGACAGCGACACACGCTGCAGGAAGAACAGAGCAAAATAAG GACGCGTTCCCTGCAGAGACTCCGGTCATTCCTGCCCGGCCTTTAGAGGAG GAGATGAACAGAGGAGTGAAACATGGtcagaaaaagcagaagaacaACCAGCAG ATTCTGCCAGAAGATGAAGACGTCAAAGAAGGAGAATCTGCTGCAGCCAACGATGAGGACAAGATAAAACctccagagagcagagct GACAAGGTGAAAAAACACAAGCACGCAAATCCATTTATGCCCCGTCCTGCACCCAAG GCTGCATGTGCTGATGAAGTGCTGAAAGAAGATGAGGAGTTTTCAtccaaagaggagaaaaaagaagaggagaagcaCAACACAGACGAG acCAAAGTCAAGAAACCCAAAAAACACAACCCCTTCATGCCTCGGGTGAAG GCCAAAGTCAGGCAGAGGCAACCAGAAGATGAGGCAGCAGGCAACACAGCAGag AATGAAGGAGCAAAGAGGTCGTTGTTTGACCAGCTGGAGGACTTGCGTGTCGCTCCTGCAGAGCCTGAAGACGGTCAG GATGTGGAAGATCTCATGGATTGGTGGAACACAGTGGAGC AATGGGAGGACACGCCACAAGATGAAGACatgacagaaaaagaagaggcCAA GGCATTTGCTGTGACAGCAGATAAAGTGCAGAAGGGGATCCGTGTCTTCAACAAACTGTTCTTAGAGCGCGCTGAGAGCCTCTGGCAGCACGTCATCAACCTCAACAGCATCGCAGACGCCCTGGACAAGTTCAACAAGAACACAAAGATCGCTCAGATCACTGGCGGCTCTACCAGTGCAATCGGGGGTGTTGCCACCATCGCTGGCCTTGCTTTGGCTCCGGTCACCATGGGAACCTCATTGATTGTGACAGCGGTAGGCCTGGGCATCGCTACAGCAGGCGGTTTGACATCGGCAGGTGCTGGCATCTCCAACCAGGTCAACAACTCAATGGACCGTAAGAAGGTGGAGAAGATTGTAGAGGACTATCAGGAGAAGATGGGCGACCTCAACAAATGCCTGAAGTTCATCAAACAGGGGATCGAGAACCTGCGCAGGTTCGACCTCATCAAGATGAAGAACCACGCCTACAACCAGGACTTCCCAGTCCTCAGTACTAGTTTCTATGAGGATGGCGCGATGGCGGGGAAGGCCATCCTCACCAACGCCAATGAGATCATGCGTGTGATGCAGATCACCAATGTGGCGGGAAGCACGGCGGCCAGAGCGGTGCAGATCGCCAGCATGGCCACCGGTGTGCTCACCGGACTCTTTGTAGGTATGGACATCTACTTTGTGGCCAAAGACTCCAAAGAACTGAAGAAAGGGGCCAAGTCAGAGTTTGCTGCTAAAATCAGGGAGGTGTCCATGCAGCTGCACGACGGGTTAGTGGAGCTGAACAGCATCCGAGAGGAGCTGCAGTCCGCCATGCCACAAAACAACACGTACAACAGTAAAGAACCTGTGGACAGCGCCAAGAAAGATGAAATcgaacacattaaaaaaagccaTCAAAAAGGACATTAA
- the apol1 gene encoding apolipoprotein L1 isoform X5 produces the protein MFKKTYISAKDEATDPPLPTSSDSLTDNKPSEDESGLLGGIMKRSPTPGHAWRPSQEDLSEPGELSGSTGNLPVNSNTKKDIEDTDAPQKTDKQVEENLKPVRSNMIQQEKKEGSETPLVPPRQTEEEMKGTATHAAGRTEQNKKDAFPAETPVIPARPLEEEMNRGVKHGQKKQKNNQQVHMILPEDEDVKEGESAAANDEDKIKPPESRADKVKKHKHANPFMPRPAPKAACADEVLKEDEEFSSKEEKKEEEKHNTDETKVKKPKKHNPFMPRVKAKVRQRQPEDEAAGNTAENEGAKRSLFDQLEDLRVAPAEPEDGQDVEDLMDWWNTVEQWEDTPQDEDMTEKEEAKAFAVTADKVQKGIRVFNKLFLERAESLWQHVINLNSIADALDKFNKNTKIAQITGGSTSAIGGVATIAGLALAPVTMGTSLIVTAVGLGIATAGGLTSAGAGISNQVNNSMDRKKVEKIVEDYQEKMGDLNKCLKFIKQGIENLRRFDLIKMKNHAYNQDFPVLSTSFYEDGAMAGKAILTNANEIMRVMQITNVAGSTAARAVQIASMATGVLTGLFVGMDIYFVAKDSKELKKGAKSEFAAKIREVSMQLHDGLVELNSIREELQSAMPQNNTYNSKEPVDSAKKDEIEHIKKSHQKGH, from the exons ATGTTTAAGAAGACATACATATCTGCCAAAGACGAAGCCACAG ACCCTCCACTGCCTACCAGTAGTGACAGCTTAACAGACAACAAGCCATCAGAG GATGAATCAGGATTGTTGGGTGGGATAATGAAACGATCTCCCACGCCCGGACACGCCTGGAGGCCCTCGCAG GAGGATTTGTCTGAACCCGGCGAGCTCTCAGGCAGCACCGGCAACCTTCCTGTGAACAGCAACACCAAG AAAGACATTGAAGACACAGACGCACCGCAGAAGACTGACAAACAAGTGGAAGAGAATCTAAAACCG GTCAGAAGTAACATGATccagcaagaaaagaaggaaggaagtgaAACACCACTGGTTCCACCCAGACAAACTGAAGAg GAGATGAAGGGGACAGCGACACACGCTGCAGGAAGAACAGAGCAAAATAAG AAGGACGCGTTCCCTGCAGAGACTCCGGTCATTCCTGCCCGGCCTTTAGAGGAG GAGATGAACAGAGGAGTGAAACATGGtcagaaaaagcagaagaacaACCAGCAGGTGCATATG ATTCTGCCAGAAGATGAAGACGTCAAAGAAGGAGAATCTGCTGCAGCCAACGATGAGGACAAGATAAAACctccagagagcagagct GACAAGGTGAAAAAACACAAGCACGCAAATCCATTTATGCCCCGTCCTGCACCCAAG GCTGCATGTGCTGATGAAGTGCTGAAAGAAGATGAGGAGTTTTCAtccaaagaggagaaaaaagaagaggagaagcaCAACACAGACGAG acCAAAGTCAAGAAACCCAAAAAACACAACCCCTTCATGCCTCGGGTGAAG GCCAAAGTCAGGCAGAGGCAACCAGAAGATGAGGCAGCAGGCAACACAGCAGag AATGAAGGAGCAAAGAGGTCGTTGTTTGACCAGCTGGAGGACTTGCGTGTCGCTCCTGCAGAGCCTGAAGACGGTCAG GATGTGGAAGATCTCATGGATTGGTGGAACACAGTGGAGC AATGGGAGGACACGCCACAAGATGAAGACatgacagaaaaagaagaggcCAA GGCATTTGCTGTGACAGCAGATAAAGTGCAGAAGGGGATCCGTGTCTTCAACAAACTGTTCTTAGAGCGCGCTGAGAGCCTCTGGCAGCACGTCATCAACCTCAACAGCATCGCAGACGCCCTGGACAAGTTCAACAAGAACACAAAGATCGCTCAGATCACTGGCGGCTCTACCAGTGCAATCGGGGGTGTTGCCACCATCGCTGGCCTTGCTTTGGCTCCGGTCACCATGGGAACCTCATTGATTGTGACAGCGGTAGGCCTGGGCATCGCTACAGCAGGCGGTTTGACATCGGCAGGTGCTGGCATCTCCAACCAGGTCAACAACTCAATGGACCGTAAGAAGGTGGAGAAGATTGTAGAGGACTATCAGGAGAAGATGGGCGACCTCAACAAATGCCTGAAGTTCATCAAACAGGGGATCGAGAACCTGCGCAGGTTCGACCTCATCAAGATGAAGAACCACGCCTACAACCAGGACTTCCCAGTCCTCAGTACTAGTTTCTATGAGGATGGCGCGATGGCGGGGAAGGCCATCCTCACCAACGCCAATGAGATCATGCGTGTGATGCAGATCACCAATGTGGCGGGAAGCACGGCGGCCAGAGCGGTGCAGATCGCCAGCATGGCCACCGGTGTGCTCACCGGACTCTTTGTAGGTATGGACATCTACTTTGTGGCCAAAGACTCCAAAGAACTGAAGAAAGGGGCCAAGTCAGAGTTTGCTGCTAAAATCAGGGAGGTGTCCATGCAGCTGCACGACGGGTTAGTGGAGCTGAACAGCATCCGAGAGGAGCTGCAGTCCGCCATGCCACAAAACAACACGTACAACAGTAAAGAACCTGTGGACAGCGCCAAGAAAGATGAAATcgaacacattaaaaaaagccaTCAAAAAGGACATTAA